A single Gammaproteobacteria bacterium DNA region contains:
- a CDS encoding cytochrome c5 family protein — protein MLFMIVVAAGSLVSGVAWAADGEAVFQSTCKNCHATGVMGAPKFGSQADWGSRIAQGMAVLYQHALNGFTGKKGMMPARGGRGSLSDEEVKAAVDYMVNAAK, from the coding sequence ATGTTGTTCATGATCGTCGTGGCGGCGGGGTCGCTTGTTTCCGGCGTTGCCTGGGCGGCCGATGGCGAAGCGGTGTTTCAGTCCACGTGCAAAAACTGTCACGCCACCGGCGTGATGGGGGCGCCCAAGTTTGGCAGCCAGGCTGATTGGGGCAGCCGCATCGCCCAGGGCATGGCGGTGTTGTACCAACATGCGCTAAACGGCTTTACCGGAAAGAAAGGCATGATGCCGGCCCGGGGTGGTCGTGGTTCCCTGAGCGACGAGGAAGTGAAGGCAGCCGTTGATTACATGGTCAACGCCGCGAAATAG
- a CDS encoding SCO family protein yields the protein MVNFSVGFSGGLTMNISKANAGGVTVGSGERRSKLGWDKKLYLLLFGLVLATGTKLVVNGLFPGPLPASEYPGLGGDFTLVGANGPVSLHDFRGRVVVLFFGYSHCQDVCVTALANVAAALRHLKEMGEADSVQALFVTLDPQRDSVTRLSCFTAYFHPAILGLSGAVAQIEKAARRFGVGYKKSTAGPTDYAMSHSGYLYVIRPDGSVGQVLRHNSSPKALVEAVLSWLPWVDAEAVGIWRR from the coding sequence ATGGTGAATTTTTCAGTTGGATTCAGTGGAGGCTTGACGATGAACATCAGCAAAGCGAATGCGGGCGGGGTGACGGTGGGCAGCGGGGAAAGGCGGAGCAAATTGGGATGGGACAAAAAGCTTTATCTGTTGTTGTTCGGTCTGGTGCTGGCGACGGGGACAAAATTGGTGGTCAACGGCCTGTTCCCCGGTCCCCTGCCGGCCAGTGAATATCCCGGCCTTGGTGGCGACTTCACACTGGTCGGCGCCAATGGTCCGGTATCGCTGCATGATTTTCGCGGTCGTGTGGTGGTGCTGTTCTTCGGCTACAGCCATTGTCAGGATGTTTGTGTCACCGCCCTGGCCAATGTGGCGGCGGCCTTGCGGCATCTTAAGGAAATGGGTGAAGCGGACAGCGTGCAAGCCTTGTTTGTGACGCTCGATCCCCAGCGTGACAGTGTGACCCGGCTGAGCTGCTTCACGGCCTATTTTCACCCCGCCATATTGGGCTTGAGCGGCGCCGTGGCACAAATCGAGAAAGCGGCGCGGCGTTTCGGCGTGGGGTACAAGAAAAGCACCGCGGGCCCGACAGACTACGCGATGAGCCACAGTGGCTATCTGTACGTGATTCGTCCCGACGGCAGCGTGGGTCAGGTGCTGCGCCACAACAGCAGTCCCAAGGCCCTGGTGGAAGCGGTGCTGTCCTGGTTGCCCTGGGTGGATGCAGAAGCCGTGGGTATATGGCGCAGGTGA